In one window of Notolabrus celidotus isolate fNotCel1 chromosome 15, fNotCel1.pri, whole genome shotgun sequence DNA:
- the LOC117826655 gene encoding homer protein homolog 3-like isoform X6, which translates to MFSHHREREQPIFSARAHVFQIDPSTKRNWIPASKHAVSVSFFYDANRNVYRIISVGGTKAIINCTVTPSMTFTKTSQKFGQWADSRANTVYGLGFATEQQLHQFAEKFKEVKDAARLAREKSQDKELANTALTIAAPQSPPVMCVNGPEDKLFRSQSADITLSSEKERIKKMLSEGSICEMNLEAELFTLQDSNSKLVAALHEANANVEQWKKQLAAYQEETERLRDQVAELETHGGHGPSDLLKDELTQSLEELESLLKAKDEEIHILQSKKADYHELEHDRDEAIRRLREMEMRNSELERRIQNSEQNLNNTLEDRDRMDSEIQRAIEILDIKIFDLNDLRQSLVKLIDK; encoded by the exons ATGTTTTCTCATCACAGAGAAAG GGAGCAGCCGATCTTCAGCGCCCGAGCCCATGTTTTCCAGATTGACCCCAGCACCAAGAGGAACTGGATCCCTGCCAGCAAGCATGCTGTCAGCGTGTCCTTCTTCTATGATGCTAACCGCAACGTCTACCGCATCATCAGTGTCGGTGGGACGAAG GCGATCATCAACTGCACTGTTACACCCAGCATGACGTTCACCAAGACGTCCCAGAAGTTTGGACAGTGGGCAGACAGCAGAGCAAACACAGTGTACGGTCTCGGTTTTGCTACAGAGCAGCAGCTGCATCAG tttgcaGAGAAGTTTAAGGAGGTGAAAGATGCAGCTCGCCTGGCACGAGAAAAGTCACAGGATAAAGAACTGGCAAACACAGCGCTCACCATCGCTGCTCCTCAG TCTCCtcctgtgatgtgtgtgaacGGACCAGAAGATAAGCTTTTCCGCAGCCAGAGCGCAGACATCACACTGTCATCTGAGAAGGAGCGCATTAAAAAGATGCTCTCTGAAGG GTCTATTTGTGAGATGAACCTGGAGGCTGAGCTCTTCACTCTCCAGGACAGTAACTCCAAACTGGTGGCAGCGTTGCATGAAGCTAATGCTAACGTGGAGCAGTGGAAAAAACAGCTGGCAGCGTatcaggaagagacagagagactcagagacCAG GTGGCAGAATTAGAGACTCATGGAGGCCATGGCCCCAGTGACCTGCTGAAGGATGAGCTGACACAAtctctggaggagctggagtCCCTGCTGAAGGCCAAAGATGAG GAAATTCACATTTTGCAAAGCAAGAAAGCAGATTACCACGAGCTGGAACATGATCGAGATGAGGCCATTCGCAGATTACGG GAGATGGAGATGCGTAATTCAGAGTTGGAGCGTCGCATCCAAAACTCAGAGCAGAACCTGAATAACACTTTGGAGGACCGGGATCGCATGGACTCTGAAATCCAGAGGGCCATTGAAATTCTGGACATCAAGATCTTTGACCTCAATGATCTCCGCCAGAGCCTGGTCAAACTCATCGACAAATAA
- the LOC117826655 gene encoding homer protein homolog 3-like isoform X2 codes for MFSHHREREQPIFSARAHVFQIDPSTKRNWIPASKHAVSVSFFYDANRNVYRIISVGGTKAIINCTVTPSMTFTKTSQKFGQWADSRANTVYGLGFATEQQLHQFAEKFKEVKDAARLAREKSQDKELANTALTIAAPQFSQDLSDELQSPPVMCVNGPEDKLFRSQSADITLSSEKERIKKMLSEGSICEMNLEAELFTLQDSNSKLVAALHEANANVEQWKKQLAAYQEETERLRDQVAELETHGGHGPSDLLKDELTQSLEELESLLKAKDEEIHILQSKKADYHELEHDRDEAIRRLREMEMRNSELERRIQNSEQNLNNTLEDRDRMDSEIQRAIEILDIKIFDLNDLRQSLVKLIDK; via the exons ATGTTTTCTCATCACAGAGAAAG GGAGCAGCCGATCTTCAGCGCCCGAGCCCATGTTTTCCAGATTGACCCCAGCACCAAGAGGAACTGGATCCCTGCCAGCAAGCATGCTGTCAGCGTGTCCTTCTTCTATGATGCTAACCGCAACGTCTACCGCATCATCAGTGTCGGTGGGACGAAG GCGATCATCAACTGCACTGTTACACCCAGCATGACGTTCACCAAGACGTCCCAGAAGTTTGGACAGTGGGCAGACAGCAGAGCAAACACAGTGTACGGTCTCGGTTTTGCTACAGAGCAGCAGCTGCATCAG tttgcaGAGAAGTTTAAGGAGGTGAAAGATGCAGCTCGCCTGGCACGAGAAAAGTCACAGGATAAAGAACTGGCAAACACAGCGCTCACCATCGCTGCTCCTCAG TTCTCACAG GACCTCTCGGATGAACTCCAGTCTCCtcctgtgatgtgtgtgaacGGACCAGAAGATAAGCTTTTCCGCAGCCAGAGCGCAGACATCACACTGTCATCTGAGAAGGAGCGCATTAAAAAGATGCTCTCTGAAGG GTCTATTTGTGAGATGAACCTGGAGGCTGAGCTCTTCACTCTCCAGGACAGTAACTCCAAACTGGTGGCAGCGTTGCATGAAGCTAATGCTAACGTGGAGCAGTGGAAAAAACAGCTGGCAGCGTatcaggaagagacagagagactcagagacCAG GTGGCAGAATTAGAGACTCATGGAGGCCATGGCCCCAGTGACCTGCTGAAGGATGAGCTGACACAAtctctggaggagctggagtCCCTGCTGAAGGCCAAAGATGAG GAAATTCACATTTTGCAAAGCAAGAAAGCAGATTACCACGAGCTGGAACATGATCGAGATGAGGCCATTCGCAGATTACGG GAGATGGAGATGCGTAATTCAGAGTTGGAGCGTCGCATCCAAAACTCAGAGCAGAACCTGAATAACACTTTGGAGGACCGGGATCGCATGGACTCTGAAATCCAGAGGGCCATTGAAATTCTGGACATCAAGATCTTTGACCTCAATGATCTCCGCCAGAGCCTGGTCAAACTCATCGACAAATAA
- the LOC117826655 gene encoding homer protein homolog 3-like isoform X3, which produces MFSHHREREQPIFSARAHVFQIDPSTKRNWIPASKHAVSVSFFYDANRNVYRIISVGGTKVRAIINCTVTPSMTFTKTSQKFGQWADSRANTVYGLGFATEQQLHQFAEKFKEVKDAARLAREKSQDKELANTALTIAAPQDLSDELQSPPVMCVNGPEDKLFRSQSADITLSSEKERIKKMLSEGSICEMNLEAELFTLQDSNSKLVAALHEANANVEQWKKQLAAYQEETERLRDQVAELETHGGHGPSDLLKDELTQSLEELESLLKAKDEEIHILQSKKADYHELEHDRDEAIRRLREMEMRNSELERRIQNSEQNLNNTLEDRDRMDSEIQRAIEILDIKIFDLNDLRQSLVKLIDK; this is translated from the exons ATGTTTTCTCATCACAGAGAAAG GGAGCAGCCGATCTTCAGCGCCCGAGCCCATGTTTTCCAGATTGACCCCAGCACCAAGAGGAACTGGATCCCTGCCAGCAAGCATGCTGTCAGCGTGTCCTTCTTCTATGATGCTAACCGCAACGTCTACCGCATCATCAGTGTCGGTGGGACGAAGGTACGG GCGATCATCAACTGCACTGTTACACCCAGCATGACGTTCACCAAGACGTCCCAGAAGTTTGGACAGTGGGCAGACAGCAGAGCAAACACAGTGTACGGTCTCGGTTTTGCTACAGAGCAGCAGCTGCATCAG tttgcaGAGAAGTTTAAGGAGGTGAAAGATGCAGCTCGCCTGGCACGAGAAAAGTCACAGGATAAAGAACTGGCAAACACAGCGCTCACCATCGCTGCTCCTCAG GACCTCTCGGATGAACTCCAGTCTCCtcctgtgatgtgtgtgaacGGACCAGAAGATAAGCTTTTCCGCAGCCAGAGCGCAGACATCACACTGTCATCTGAGAAGGAGCGCATTAAAAAGATGCTCTCTGAAGG GTCTATTTGTGAGATGAACCTGGAGGCTGAGCTCTTCACTCTCCAGGACAGTAACTCCAAACTGGTGGCAGCGTTGCATGAAGCTAATGCTAACGTGGAGCAGTGGAAAAAACAGCTGGCAGCGTatcaggaagagacagagagactcagagacCAG GTGGCAGAATTAGAGACTCATGGAGGCCATGGCCCCAGTGACCTGCTGAAGGATGAGCTGACACAAtctctggaggagctggagtCCCTGCTGAAGGCCAAAGATGAG GAAATTCACATTTTGCAAAGCAAGAAAGCAGATTACCACGAGCTGGAACATGATCGAGATGAGGCCATTCGCAGATTACGG GAGATGGAGATGCGTAATTCAGAGTTGGAGCGTCGCATCCAAAACTCAGAGCAGAACCTGAATAACACTTTGGAGGACCGGGATCGCATGGACTCTGAAATCCAGAGGGCCATTGAAATTCTGGACATCAAGATCTTTGACCTCAATGATCTCCGCCAGAGCCTGGTCAAACTCATCGACAAATAA
- the LOC117826655 gene encoding homer protein homolog 3-like isoform X4 yields the protein MFSHHREREQPIFSARAHVFQIDPSTKRNWIPASKHAVSVSFFYDANRNVYRIISVGGTKVRAIINCTVTPSMTFTKTSQKFGQWADSRANTVYGLGFATEQQLHQFAEKFKEVKDAARLAREKSQDKELANTALTIAAPQFSQSPPVMCVNGPEDKLFRSQSADITLSSEKERIKKMLSEGSICEMNLEAELFTLQDSNSKLVAALHEANANVEQWKKQLAAYQEETERLRDQVAELETHGGHGPSDLLKDELTQSLEELESLLKAKDEEIHILQSKKADYHELEHDRDEAIRRLREMEMRNSELERRIQNSEQNLNNTLEDRDRMDSEIQRAIEILDIKIFDLNDLRQSLVKLIDK from the exons ATGTTTTCTCATCACAGAGAAAG GGAGCAGCCGATCTTCAGCGCCCGAGCCCATGTTTTCCAGATTGACCCCAGCACCAAGAGGAACTGGATCCCTGCCAGCAAGCATGCTGTCAGCGTGTCCTTCTTCTATGATGCTAACCGCAACGTCTACCGCATCATCAGTGTCGGTGGGACGAAGGTACGG GCGATCATCAACTGCACTGTTACACCCAGCATGACGTTCACCAAGACGTCCCAGAAGTTTGGACAGTGGGCAGACAGCAGAGCAAACACAGTGTACGGTCTCGGTTTTGCTACAGAGCAGCAGCTGCATCAG tttgcaGAGAAGTTTAAGGAGGTGAAAGATGCAGCTCGCCTGGCACGAGAAAAGTCACAGGATAAAGAACTGGCAAACACAGCGCTCACCATCGCTGCTCCTCAG TTCTCACAG TCTCCtcctgtgatgtgtgtgaacGGACCAGAAGATAAGCTTTTCCGCAGCCAGAGCGCAGACATCACACTGTCATCTGAGAAGGAGCGCATTAAAAAGATGCTCTCTGAAGG GTCTATTTGTGAGATGAACCTGGAGGCTGAGCTCTTCACTCTCCAGGACAGTAACTCCAAACTGGTGGCAGCGTTGCATGAAGCTAATGCTAACGTGGAGCAGTGGAAAAAACAGCTGGCAGCGTatcaggaagagacagagagactcagagacCAG GTGGCAGAATTAGAGACTCATGGAGGCCATGGCCCCAGTGACCTGCTGAAGGATGAGCTGACACAAtctctggaggagctggagtCCCTGCTGAAGGCCAAAGATGAG GAAATTCACATTTTGCAAAGCAAGAAAGCAGATTACCACGAGCTGGAACATGATCGAGATGAGGCCATTCGCAGATTACGG GAGATGGAGATGCGTAATTCAGAGTTGGAGCGTCGCATCCAAAACTCAGAGCAGAACCTGAATAACACTTTGGAGGACCGGGATCGCATGGACTCTGAAATCCAGAGGGCCATTGAAATTCTGGACATCAAGATCTTTGACCTCAATGATCTCCGCCAGAGCCTGGTCAAACTCATCGACAAATAA
- the LOC117826655 gene encoding homer protein homolog 3-like isoform X5 codes for MFSHHREREQPIFSARAHVFQIDPSTKRNWIPASKHAVSVSFFYDANRNVYRIISVGGTKVRAIINCTVTPSMTFTKTSQKFGQWADSRANTVYGLGFATEQQLHQFAEKFKEVKDAARLAREKSQDKELANTALTIAAPQSPPVMCVNGPEDKLFRSQSADITLSSEKERIKKMLSEGSICEMNLEAELFTLQDSNSKLVAALHEANANVEQWKKQLAAYQEETERLRDQVAELETHGGHGPSDLLKDELTQSLEELESLLKAKDEEIHILQSKKADYHELEHDRDEAIRRLREMEMRNSELERRIQNSEQNLNNTLEDRDRMDSEIQRAIEILDIKIFDLNDLRQSLVKLIDK; via the exons ATGTTTTCTCATCACAGAGAAAG GGAGCAGCCGATCTTCAGCGCCCGAGCCCATGTTTTCCAGATTGACCCCAGCACCAAGAGGAACTGGATCCCTGCCAGCAAGCATGCTGTCAGCGTGTCCTTCTTCTATGATGCTAACCGCAACGTCTACCGCATCATCAGTGTCGGTGGGACGAAGGTACGG GCGATCATCAACTGCACTGTTACACCCAGCATGACGTTCACCAAGACGTCCCAGAAGTTTGGACAGTGGGCAGACAGCAGAGCAAACACAGTGTACGGTCTCGGTTTTGCTACAGAGCAGCAGCTGCATCAG tttgcaGAGAAGTTTAAGGAGGTGAAAGATGCAGCTCGCCTGGCACGAGAAAAGTCACAGGATAAAGAACTGGCAAACACAGCGCTCACCATCGCTGCTCCTCAG TCTCCtcctgtgatgtgtgtgaacGGACCAGAAGATAAGCTTTTCCGCAGCCAGAGCGCAGACATCACACTGTCATCTGAGAAGGAGCGCATTAAAAAGATGCTCTCTGAAGG GTCTATTTGTGAGATGAACCTGGAGGCTGAGCTCTTCACTCTCCAGGACAGTAACTCCAAACTGGTGGCAGCGTTGCATGAAGCTAATGCTAACGTGGAGCAGTGGAAAAAACAGCTGGCAGCGTatcaggaagagacagagagactcagagacCAG GTGGCAGAATTAGAGACTCATGGAGGCCATGGCCCCAGTGACCTGCTGAAGGATGAGCTGACACAAtctctggaggagctggagtCCCTGCTGAAGGCCAAAGATGAG GAAATTCACATTTTGCAAAGCAAGAAAGCAGATTACCACGAGCTGGAACATGATCGAGATGAGGCCATTCGCAGATTACGG GAGATGGAGATGCGTAATTCAGAGTTGGAGCGTCGCATCCAAAACTCAGAGCAGAACCTGAATAACACTTTGGAGGACCGGGATCGCATGGACTCTGAAATCCAGAGGGCCATTGAAATTCTGGACATCAAGATCTTTGACCTCAATGATCTCCGCCAGAGCCTGGTCAAACTCATCGACAAATAA
- the LOC117826655 gene encoding homer protein homolog 3-like isoform X1 — MFSHHREREQPIFSARAHVFQIDPSTKRNWIPASKHAVSVSFFYDANRNVYRIISVGGTKVRAIINCTVTPSMTFTKTSQKFGQWADSRANTVYGLGFATEQQLHQFAEKFKEVKDAARLAREKSQDKELANTALTIAAPQFSQDLSDELQSPPVMCVNGPEDKLFRSQSADITLSSEKERIKKMLSEGSICEMNLEAELFTLQDSNSKLVAALHEANANVEQWKKQLAAYQEETERLRDQVAELETHGGHGPSDLLKDELTQSLEELESLLKAKDEEIHILQSKKADYHELEHDRDEAIRRLREMEMRNSELERRIQNSEQNLNNTLEDRDRMDSEIQRAIEILDIKIFDLNDLRQSLVKLIDK; from the exons ATGTTTTCTCATCACAGAGAAAG GGAGCAGCCGATCTTCAGCGCCCGAGCCCATGTTTTCCAGATTGACCCCAGCACCAAGAGGAACTGGATCCCTGCCAGCAAGCATGCTGTCAGCGTGTCCTTCTTCTATGATGCTAACCGCAACGTCTACCGCATCATCAGTGTCGGTGGGACGAAGGTACGG GCGATCATCAACTGCACTGTTACACCCAGCATGACGTTCACCAAGACGTCCCAGAAGTTTGGACAGTGGGCAGACAGCAGAGCAAACACAGTGTACGGTCTCGGTTTTGCTACAGAGCAGCAGCTGCATCAG tttgcaGAGAAGTTTAAGGAGGTGAAAGATGCAGCTCGCCTGGCACGAGAAAAGTCACAGGATAAAGAACTGGCAAACACAGCGCTCACCATCGCTGCTCCTCAG TTCTCACAG GACCTCTCGGATGAACTCCAGTCTCCtcctgtgatgtgtgtgaacGGACCAGAAGATAAGCTTTTCCGCAGCCAGAGCGCAGACATCACACTGTCATCTGAGAAGGAGCGCATTAAAAAGATGCTCTCTGAAGG GTCTATTTGTGAGATGAACCTGGAGGCTGAGCTCTTCACTCTCCAGGACAGTAACTCCAAACTGGTGGCAGCGTTGCATGAAGCTAATGCTAACGTGGAGCAGTGGAAAAAACAGCTGGCAGCGTatcaggaagagacagagagactcagagacCAG GTGGCAGAATTAGAGACTCATGGAGGCCATGGCCCCAGTGACCTGCTGAAGGATGAGCTGACACAAtctctggaggagctggagtCCCTGCTGAAGGCCAAAGATGAG GAAATTCACATTTTGCAAAGCAAGAAAGCAGATTACCACGAGCTGGAACATGATCGAGATGAGGCCATTCGCAGATTACGG GAGATGGAGATGCGTAATTCAGAGTTGGAGCGTCGCATCCAAAACTCAGAGCAGAACCTGAATAACACTTTGGAGGACCGGGATCGCATGGACTCTGAAATCCAGAGGGCCATTGAAATTCTGGACATCAAGATCTTTGACCTCAATGATCTCCGCCAGAGCCTGGTCAAACTCATCGACAAATAA